DNA from Streptomyces sp. NBC_01476:
GACCTCGTTGGGGTCGACGTCGTGCTTGATGGAGAGCTCGCGGGAGGGGATGACACCTTCGGTCTTGTAACCGATGTCGAGCAGGACCTCGTCCCGGTCGACCTTCACGATGACGCCGTCGACGATGTCGCCGTCGTTGAAGTACTTGATCGTCTCGTCGATCGCGGCGAGGAAGGCTTCCTCGTTGCCGATGTCGTTGACCGCCACCTGCGGGGTGGTACGAGGGGCCTCGGTGCTGCTCGTCATTAGGGAAAGGACTCCGGTACGGACAGTAAGTCGTAGGTACTGCTACGCCGGGAACCCTTTTCGCTCCTGCCGAATTCCGGACAGCCGTTGGGGGCCGAGAGGTATGCAACAGATCCGAGCGCGGCCTGCTCCGTCTGAGGCGCGCAGGCTCGCAGCGCAACTTGTAGCATACGGGGGCAGCCGGGCACGGTCAATGCACGAAGAGCGCACCGCGCGCGTAATGGACCGAATCGGCACAACTCGCCCACCCACAGGTCTTATCAGAGAGTACGACGACAGCCGCGATGATCCAAGGACCTGACCCGCACGAACCGGAAGCTACCCGTCGGATTGCCGGTGGGGCCGAGAGCAGCCGGGCGAACCGCCACTGGTGGGACCGCAACGCCGACGACTACCAGCTGGAGCACGGCGAGTTCCTGGGCGACGCCCGCTTCGTCTGGGGCCCCGAGGGCCTGGACGAGACCGACGCCCGGCTGCTCGGCCCGGCGGCCGGCCTCAAGGACCTGGACGTGCTGGAGATCGGCGCCGGCGCCGCCCAGTGCTCCCGCTGGCTGGCCGCCCAGGGCGCCCGCCCGGTGGCCCTTGACCTGTCCCACCGGCAGCTGCAGCACGCCCGCCGGATCGACCAGGACGACCCCGCGGCCGGCGGCCCGGTACGGCTGGTGCAGGCCGACGCGGGCACCCTGCCCTTCGCCGACGGCTCCTTCGACCTGGCCTGCTCCGCGTACGGCGCGCTCCCCTTCATCGCCGACACCGGCCGGGTGCAGCGCGAGGTGCGCCGGGTGCTGCGGCCGGGCGGGCGGTGGGTCTTCTCAGTCACCCACCCGGTGCGCTGGGCCTTCCCCGACGAACCCGGCCCCGAGGGCCTGAGCGTCGTCTCCTCCTACTTCGACCGCACGCCCTACGTCGAGCAGGACGACCGCGGCCTGGCCGTCTACGTCGAGCACCACCGCACCCTGGGCGACCAGGTCCGCGAGATCACCGCGGCCGGGCTGCGCCTGGTCGACCTGGTCGAACCCGAGTGGCCGGAGTGGAACGACCAGGAGTGGGGCGGCTGGTCCCCGCTGCGCGGCGGACTGCTGCCGGGCACCGCGATCTTCGTCTGCGTCGCCGGATGAGGGCCCGGCCGGCGGCCGGCCAGGACACGGCGGTACGGGCGTGACACCGGCCGGGTTCGGTGCGGCGGCGATCCGCGCCGAGGGCCGGGAGCTGCCGGTCGCCGCCGCGGTG
Protein-coding regions in this window:
- a CDS encoding class I SAM-dependent methyltransferase, yielding MIQGPDPHEPEATRRIAGGAESSRANRHWWDRNADDYQLEHGEFLGDARFVWGPEGLDETDARLLGPAAGLKDLDVLEIGAGAAQCSRWLAAQGARPVALDLSHRQLQHARRIDQDDPAAGGPVRLVQADAGTLPFADGSFDLACSAYGALPFIADTGRVQREVRRVLRPGGRWVFSVTHPVRWAFPDEPGPEGLSVVSSYFDRTPYVEQDDRGLAVYVEHHRTLGDQVREITAAGLRLVDLVEPEWPEWNDQEWGGWSPLRGGLLPGTAIFVCVAG